The Thermincola ferriacetica genome window below encodes:
- a CDS encoding ASKHA domain-containing protein — MNRYQVLFQPGDLKVEVMEGSTIMEIMNEAGIDLDFPCGGRGKCGKCRVKILQGAGQPTAQEMDILEEEELKQGVRLACLTKVYGNISVELPNYKKLEHNILIASEERSFQVEPHLKKVFVEVDRPVLENQRSDWQRFRDSLARGGYDRLDGETPIALLRRLPETLRAAQHRVTAVMYGGKVVGIEEQDTTATMLGMAFDIGTTTIVGYLLDLYSGKELSVVSTLNPQTKYGADVISRINFVGQEEQGLNKLQTAVVEALNKLIGEAAEKAGISRNHIYGVSIAANTCMHHLFLGISPQSIAVSPYVPAVSEPVVAKAAELRIDINPAGKIFVLPNIAGFVGADTAAVLLAVELDRSDDIKLVIDIGTNGEIALGSKEKMVACSAAAGPAFEGAQISSGMRGAIGAIDHVFFRDKLDYTVIGGVSPLGICGSALLDVIAGLVELGIIDKRGRLLSYDKLTNPAAKVYKDHLVQYEDQPAFMLVDAEQTGHGRPIMVTQNDIRQLQLAKGAMAAGVQVLMDTLGIRVSDIKEVLLAGAFGNYLNPHSACVIGLIPPELESKIKTIGNAAGTGAKLALLSASEYRRAAEIAGKVNFVELGSYPKFNSIFAQSTYFQPTR, encoded by the coding sequence TTGAACCGTTACCAGGTATTATTTCAACCGGGGGACCTGAAAGTAGAAGTAATGGAAGGCAGTACTATAATGGAAATAATGAATGAGGCGGGAATCGACTTAGATTTCCCTTGCGGAGGCAGGGGGAAGTGCGGCAAATGCCGGGTGAAAATTTTACAGGGAGCGGGTCAACCGACAGCTCAGGAAATGGATATCCTTGAAGAAGAAGAACTTAAACAGGGTGTCCGCCTGGCTTGTTTAACTAAAGTTTACGGCAATATTTCCGTAGAGCTGCCAAATTATAAAAAGCTGGAGCACAATATCTTAATAGCTTCAGAGGAAAGGTCTTTTCAGGTTGAGCCGCACCTGAAGAAAGTATTTGTTGAAGTGGACAGGCCGGTCCTGGAAAACCAGCGCTCAGACTGGCAGCGTTTCAGGGACAGTCTTGCCAGAGGCGGTTACGACCGTCTTGACGGGGAGACGCCGATTGCCCTTCTTCGCCGGCTGCCGGAGACCCTTCGTGCAGCTCAACATCGGGTCACTGCCGTTATGTATGGCGGTAAAGTAGTGGGAATCGAGGAACAGGATACCACTGCAACTATGCTGGGAATGGCGTTTGATATCGGGACCACTACCATTGTGGGATACCTCCTGGACCTTTATTCTGGAAAAGAGTTGAGCGTTGTATCAACTCTTAATCCTCAGACCAAATACGGCGCTGATGTCATTTCACGTATCAATTTTGTAGGTCAGGAAGAACAGGGGCTTAATAAGTTGCAGACTGCTGTAGTAGAAGCACTGAATAAACTGATTGGTGAAGCGGCAGAAAAAGCAGGAATCAGCAGGAACCATATCTACGGGGTTTCAATTGCTGCCAACACCTGTATGCATCATCTTTTTTTGGGCATTAGTCCCCAAAGTATTGCCGTATCGCCATATGTACCGGCTGTCAGTGAACCGGTAGTGGCAAAGGCTGCAGAACTCCGAATTGACATAAATCCGGCCGGAAAGATATTTGTGCTGCCCAATATTGCCGGCTTTGTCGGGGCCGATACGGCAGCGGTATTATTGGCTGTGGAATTGGACCGGAGTGACGATATCAAGCTGGTCATAGATATTGGCACCAACGGGGAAATTGCCCTCGGATCAAAAGAAAAGATGGTGGCCTGTTCCGCTGCAGCGGGGCCGGCTTTTGAAGGGGCCCAGATCAGCAGTGGAATGAGGGGGGCCATAGGTGCCATTGACCATGTTTTCTTCAGAGATAAACTGGATTATACTGTGATAGGAGGGGTTAGTCCCCTGGGTATCTGCGGGTCTGCTTTACTTGACGTAATAGCAGGATTAGTGGAGCTGGGCATTATTGATAAACGGGGGAGATTACTGTCTTATGATAAATTAACCAATCCTGCGGCTAAAGTATACAAAGACCACCTTGTTCAGTATGAGGACCAACCGGCATTTATGCTTGTGGACGCAGAGCAAACGGGCCACGGCAGGCCGATTATGGTTACCCAGAACGATATCCGGCAATTGCAGTTGGCCAAGGGCGCAATGGCGGCAGGTGTGCAGGTTTTGATGGATACGCTTGGTATCCGGGTAAGTGATATAAAAGAAGTTCTGCTGGCCGGTGCTTTCGGCAACTATTTAAACCCGCACAGCGCATGTGTGATCGGACTGATTCCGCCGGAGCTGGAAAGCAAGATTAAGACAATTGGCAACGCTGCGGGTACCGGTGCCAAACTGGCTTTACTTTCCGCAAGTGAATACCGCAGAGCTGCTGAAATTGCCGGTAAGGTAAATTTTGTTGAATTAGGCAGTTACCCCAAATTCAACAGCATTTTTGCCCAATCTACGTATTTTCAGCCGACTCGTTAA
- a CDS encoding MFS transporter, which yields MAVRPSASVINLFSIGETGFQLMMYLAVTYYAYFLTDVAAVGAATAGTILLIARIGDAISVPIAGAIIEKTNPRWGKYRSWLLMAPPVTAILFILMFTNFSAMNTATKAVVLGVLYVCAHFSVNLAWSAQTALIPVIGVEQEDRVALSSRRQQAVSAAQILLGIIAMPMVITLGGGNEARGFFLTVTVFAILQVLGYRLMARVSKPWVMDLQTEAKQTVTLGDMLKQIFSNKYLLIFFMVEVCILTARYMILGLNVYYFKYVAQNMMLSSAFFTVVSVGMLVGAFAGGLLAKKATKKQIYVLGLSFEVICFALMWVVAENPIAFIALNGLVSFGTGLANSVMYAVYADISEYSEWKTGKNAKGLIMSLSALPIKLGVALSGAIIGFSLAAIGYVAGAEPTAELTRSIILVASMVPGSIAALALIGVFFYRLDEKRVQEIRQEIQARKSIAA from the coding sequence ATGGCGGTCAGACCTTCTGCCAGTGTTATAAATCTTTTTAGTATTGGAGAAACGGGCTTTCAGCTTATGATGTATTTGGCGGTTACCTATTATGCCTATTTTTTAACGGATGTGGCGGCTGTTGGGGCGGCAACAGCAGGTACAATACTGTTAATTGCCCGCATCGGTGATGCGATTTCCGTGCCTATTGCCGGGGCGATCATAGAAAAAACCAACCCCAGATGGGGAAAATACCGTTCCTGGCTGTTGATGGCGCCTCCGGTCACGGCCATCCTGTTTATCCTGATGTTTACTAACTTCAGCGCCATGAACACTGCAACAAAGGCTGTAGTCCTGGGGGTATTATATGTGTGTGCGCATTTTTCTGTGAACCTTGCCTGGAGCGCACAAACTGCCCTTATACCTGTTATCGGCGTAGAACAGGAGGATAGGGTAGCCCTTTCTTCCCGAAGACAGCAAGCTGTTTCTGCCGCTCAGATCCTGTTGGGTATTATTGCCATGCCCATGGTCATCACCCTGGGAGGGGGTAACGAGGCCAGAGGCTTCTTCCTCACCGTTACTGTTTTTGCCATTTTGCAGGTGCTCGGTTATAGATTAATGGCCCGTGTGTCCAAACCCTGGGTAATGGACCTTCAAACGGAAGCAAAGCAGACCGTGACACTGGGAGATATGTTGAAGCAGATTTTCTCTAACAAGTATTTGTTGATATTCTTTATGGTTGAGGTATGTATCCTTACTGCCAGGTACATGATTCTGGGGCTGAACGTTTACTATTTCAAATATGTCGCCCAGAACATGATGCTCTCCTCTGCTTTCTTTACCGTTGTCAGTGTGGGAATGTTAGTGGGTGCTTTTGCCGGTGGATTACTGGCCAAAAAGGCTACCAAGAAACAAATTTATGTATTGGGTTTGAGTTTTGAGGTCATTTGCTTTGCCCTGATGTGGGTAGTTGCTGAAAATCCTATAGCTTTTATTGCCCTGAACGGTTTAGTATCCTTCGGCACAGGCCTGGCCAATTCGGTGATGTACGCTGTCTATGCCGATATATCTGAATACAGTGAATGGAAAACCGGTAAGAATGCTAAGGGACTGATTATGTCCTTAAGCGCTCTTCCAATTAAACTGGGGGTAGCTTTAAGCGGCGCCATTATCGGCTTTAGTCTGGCCGCCATTGGCTATGTGGCCGGGGCAGAACCAACTGCTGAGTTAACCAGGTCCATTATTTTGGTAGCCTCTATGGTACCGGGCTCTATAGCTGCCTTGGCACTTATCGGAGTATTTTTTTACCGCCTAGATGAAAAAAGAGTTCAGGAAATAAGACAGGAAATTCAGGCCAGAAAGAGTATTGCTGCCTAA
- a CDS encoding uroporphyrinogen decarboxylase family protein: MADVTALAKEREQIFRDLFSGKTPKRVPVSNPATLEYAIQYYGEDLAVVQWDVPSMEPILDKFCQEFPTDTTPIGSLRLPAFYQMLGSKAIVMGSGGFMQHPEVVGLLAEEYDDFIAAPYDFIIDTVLPRLYTELDAEPSQKALVLAKAMKAYYDDYGTLAQIRERINAKHGLVAPAVALTEAPFDFLADFLRSFKGISGDVRRYPDKVLAACEAVLPLMIKKGKLPAPGILGFTFIPLHMAPYMRDKDFEKFYWPTFKKLVEECVAMGQNVQLFVEHDWMRYLDYLYELPENTIMRFEYGDPKLVAEKLGKKHIISGFYPVTLLQTGTEEQCIDKAKELLDILAPTGKYWFQADKSIINADKEGKVAKNLRAVLSYIMENGSY, from the coding sequence ATGGCGGATGTTACCGCATTAGCCAAAGAAAGGGAACAGATTTTCAGGGATCTTTTCAGCGGAAAGACCCCTAAAAGGGTGCCGGTGAGCAATCCGGCAACTCTGGAATATGCGATTCAGTATTATGGTGAGGACCTGGCAGTGGTTCAATGGGATGTACCCAGCATGGAACCGATTCTTGACAAGTTTTGCCAGGAGTTTCCGACGGATACTACTCCCATAGGCAGTTTAAGGCTCCCTGCCTTTTACCAAATGTTGGGTTCCAAGGCTATTGTCATGGGTTCCGGCGGTTTTATGCAGCACCCGGAGGTAGTGGGTCTGCTGGCAGAAGAATACGATGACTTTATTGCAGCCCCCTATGATTTTATTATTGACACTGTTTTGCCCAGGTTATATACCGAGCTTGATGCAGAGCCCAGTCAAAAGGCTCTGGTTTTGGCCAAAGCAATGAAGGCTTATTACGACGATTACGGTACCCTGGCCCAGATTAGGGAAAGAATTAATGCCAAACATGGTCTGGTGGCCCCGGCGGTTGCCTTGACAGAAGCTCCTTTTGATTTTTTAGCTGATTTTCTGAGGAGCTTTAAAGGGATTTCCGGTGATGTAAGGAGATATCCTGATAAGGTTCTGGCGGCCTGTGAAGCAGTACTGCCTTTGATGATCAAGAAGGGCAAGCTGCCGGCTCCGGGGATTCTTGGTTTTACCTTTATTCCTTTGCACATGGCTCCTTATATGCGTGATAAGGACTTTGAAAAATTCTACTGGCCCACGTTTAAGAAACTGGTAGAAGAATGTGTTGCTATGGGACAAAATGTGCAACTGTTTGTAGAACATGATTGGATGAGATATCTGGATTACCTGTATGAATTACCGGAAAACACAATTATGAGGTTTGAATACGGTGACCCGAAACTTGTTGCAGAAAAACTGGGCAAAAAGCACATTATTTCCGGCTTCTATCCTGTTACCTTGCTGCAGACTGGAACTGAAGAACAATGTATTGATAAAGCTAAAGAATTACTGGATATTCTGGCGCCAACCGGCAAATATTGGTTCCAGGCTGACAAGAGTATCATCAACGCTGATAAAGAAGGCAAGGTAGCCAAAAACCTGCGGGCTGTATTAAGCTACATTATGGAAAACGGTAGTTATTAA
- a CDS encoding MFS transporter → MVQQLKKSIINLYGLPSFGFQLFVNMEVFYFAAFLTDFAKLPMALVGTVLLITSIFDIVWVPTAGVILEKSNMRWGKYRSWLLVGPPFAALFFVLQFSKIGSPTLNAVLITIGFVVSHLIWNIYYAGHIAMNSSLTPVREERIAMASNRGMFNGLGAIAFSLVGMPLITALGSKDNPAIGYTLTVVITGLVMIACYYVLFFITKDYAHSGTAEAGQPSEKLSVADMLKQIVINPPLIGLMLGELGRFMGRFVIFGLAFYYFKYVVNNLAVITIFFTGLNVVIFLGSALANPLAKKFGERNVYILSLLIFICCLLAIWAFPMNYVSFMILMFVAYLGYAMPDALSVAMYSATVEYGEWKTGKNARGFIMSLISFPIKTAILLRSVVITAILAGAGYVAEMAPTPELVNGIKSGITLIPALILLAGLLLISFLYKITPQKLEQMQKEIAAGKAGQAV, encoded by the coding sequence ATGGTACAGCAATTAAAAAAGTCAATTATTAATTTGTACGGATTACCTTCATTCGGATTTCAGTTGTTTGTAAATATGGAAGTATTCTATTTTGCAGCCTTTTTGACTGACTTTGCAAAGCTCCCGATGGCTTTAGTCGGCACCGTATTGCTTATTACCAGTATATTCGATATTGTATGGGTGCCTACAGCAGGAGTTATTTTGGAAAAGAGCAACATGAGGTGGGGCAAATACCGTTCATGGTTACTGGTAGGGCCTCCTTTCGCAGCTTTGTTTTTCGTTTTGCAGTTTTCTAAAATTGGTTCCCCAACGTTGAATGCTGTTTTAATTACAATCGGCTTTGTTGTAAGCCACCTGATTTGGAACATATATTATGCAGGGCACATTGCCATGAACTCCTCATTGACGCCTGTAAGAGAAGAAAGAATTGCTATGGCGTCAAACAGGGGTATGTTCAACGGATTAGGAGCCATAGCTTTTTCATTGGTCGGTATGCCGCTGATTACTGCTCTGGGAAGCAAAGACAATCCGGCCATAGGTTATACCCTTACTGTTGTAATTACCGGTCTTGTAATGATAGCCTGCTATTATGTGCTTTTCTTTATAACTAAGGACTACGCTCACAGCGGAACGGCAGAAGCCGGTCAGCCGTCAGAAAAACTGTCTGTGGCAGACATGCTGAAGCAAATTGTAATCAACCCGCCTCTTATAGGGTTAATGTTAGGTGAACTTGGTAGGTTTATGGGAAGATTTGTTATATTCGGTTTGGCCTTCTACTATTTCAAATATGTTGTTAACAATCTGGCTGTAATTACCATATTCTTTACCGGTCTTAACGTGGTTATATTCCTGGGTTCTGCACTTGCCAACCCATTGGCCAAAAAATTCGGTGAGAGGAATGTTTATATTTTATCACTGTTAATATTTATTTGCTGCTTGCTGGCAATATGGGCATTTCCAATGAATTACGTTTCTTTTATGATCTTAATGTTCGTGGCCTATTTGGGATATGCAATGCCTGATGCATTAAGTGTTGCCATGTACTCAGCTACTGTTGAATATGGTGAATGGAAAACAGGGAAAAATGCGAGAGGCTTTATTATGTCGCTGATTAGTTTCCCCATTAAGACTGCGATACTTTTAAGGAGCGTTGTTATTACTGCTATCCTTGCAGGGGCAGGGTATGTTGCGGAGATGGCGCCTACACCGGAACTGGTAAACGGTATCAAAAGCGGAATTACGCTGATACCTGCTCTTATCTTGTTGGCAGGGCTGTTACTAATATCATTCCTGTATAAAATCACGCCTCAGAAATTGGAGCAAATGCAAAAAGAGATTGCAGCAGGAAAGGCAGGACAAGCTGTTTAA